The Oceanispirochaeta sp. M1 genome includes a window with the following:
- a CDS encoding ABC transporter substrate-binding protein, translating into MMVKRIGFMLLCTVYAISGLSATGQEEAASETGVSWADEVMLHQEISDDELYELAKAEGKVVIYSMSSRVKKDAFETRYPGVELVVYDMREAEILEKYQREHEAGISSADVIFVKDALGAVQIEFVDRGLLHQYLPADMMATAPEEFQSGSYSPYFEMKQIFYNTEVNDASPVDNWWDLTRPEYSGKIMMRNPLDTATNMNLFLTMTRYHEEMEKAYEVEFGEKLVLNGTENAGYEFIKRLIANDLVLTTSDGDIIDAIGAPGQSNPPIGLVTSSKMRKADEDMLIGVSESMDPRMGNLDPAFLFVADKSEHPNAAKLLIRWMGGEKDGKGEGFAPFHVRGSWPTRADVPTIQTQALDTLNVWDRDPMYSYQNLDTVRNYWLSLQ; encoded by the coding sequence ATGATGGTTAAGAGAATTGGATTTATGCTGTTGTGCACTGTTTATGCAATCAGTGGACTGAGTGCCACTGGCCAGGAAGAGGCTGCGTCTGAAACAGGGGTCAGTTGGGCGGATGAAGTTATGCTTCATCAGGAAATCTCAGATGATGAACTCTATGAACTTGCAAAAGCTGAGGGAAAGGTTGTTATCTACTCCATGTCCAGCCGTGTAAAAAAGGATGCTTTTGAAACTCGATACCCCGGTGTTGAACTGGTTGTTTATGACATGCGTGAAGCCGAAATCCTTGAAAAATATCAGAGAGAGCATGAAGCTGGAATCAGTAGTGCAGATGTTATTTTTGTAAAAGATGCACTTGGCGCTGTTCAAATCGAATTTGTTGACAGAGGACTTCTTCATCAATATCTTCCAGCAGATATGATGGCTACAGCCCCTGAAGAATTTCAATCCGGCTCTTACAGCCCCTATTTTGAAATGAAGCAGATTTTTTATAATACAGAAGTCAATGACGCATCTCCTGTAGATAACTGGTGGGACTTAACACGCCCCGAGTATTCAGGAAAAATCATGATGAGAAATCCCCTGGATACAGCCACAAATATGAACCTTTTCCTTACGATGACTCGTTATCATGAAGAGATGGAAAAAGCATATGAAGTTGAATTCGGTGAAAAACTGGTTCTGAACGGAACAGAAAATGCAGGATATGAATTCATCAAACGCCTCATTGCCAATGACCTGGTTCTCACCACTTCTGACGGAGACATCATTGATGCAATCGGTGCTCCCGGACAGTCTAATCCTCCCATCGGCCTGGTTACTTCAAGCAAGATGCGTAAGGCTGACGAAGATATGCTTATCGGAGTATCTGAATCCATGGATCCCCGAATGGGTAATCTGGATCCTGCATTTCTCTTTGTAGCAGACAAGAGTGAGCATCCCAATGCCGCCAAACTTCTGATCCGCTGGATGGGTGGAGAAAAAGATGGTAAGGGTGAAGGATTCGCTCCCTTCCATGTCAGAGGATCCTGGCCTACAAGAGCCGATGTCCCCACCATTCAGACACAGGCATTGGATACTCTGAATGTATGGGATAGAGATCCGATGTACTCATATCAGAACCTTGATACAGTTCGTAACTATTGGCTTTCTCTCCAGTAG
- a CDS encoding sugar phosphate isomerase/epimerase, with product MNTIGVSLPWDYLTGNSVTKEAAVVKTVLGRPEEGLKFLNEIGVSSIELRHLHKSLSETDMSRAFSLLGEAGVAITIHSEDPPDSDNWSISNLFPWFKILENGHSIDQKRIVIALHPLTKKGSGSVEEMREGTIKMILKLMKKEVGWNHDYHFSLENQRVKGLIDPCTSFDTVLDVWQAVNNNDLGICWDMGHGYANYLKNDHSLIPSEEFLNLTTHTHIHDLGPGGATHWPFLTETVPLDRFIGLLRDKNYKGTFNLELSFDRFIDVENKKGLLEQSVSRISNIFG from the coding sequence ATGAATACAATTGGGGTCTCACTGCCATGGGATTATTTAACTGGAAATAGTGTGACTAAAGAAGCTGCTGTTGTTAAAACAGTACTTGGCAGACCTGAAGAAGGACTTAAATTCCTTAATGAAATTGGAGTGTCCAGCATTGAATTACGTCATCTACATAAGTCTTTGAGTGAAACGGATATGAGTCGGGCATTCTCTCTACTAGGAGAGGCAGGAGTTGCCATAACTATTCACAGTGAAGATCCACCTGATTCAGATAACTGGTCAATTTCAAATTTATTCCCTTGGTTTAAAATCCTTGAGAACGGTCATTCTATAGATCAAAAAAGAATTGTTATCGCATTGCATCCGCTAACAAAGAAGGGCTCCGGCAGCGTTGAAGAGATGCGTGAAGGAACAATCAAAATGATTCTGAAACTAATGAAAAAGGAAGTCGGGTGGAATCATGACTATCATTTCTCCCTAGAAAACCAGAGGGTTAAAGGTCTCATTGATCCATGTACTTCTTTTGATACAGTTCTTGATGTCTGGCAGGCAGTTAATAATAATGACCTGGGGATTTGCTGGGATATGGGGCACGGTTATGCAAATTATCTGAAAAATGATCACAGCCTTATCCCATCCGAGGAATTTTTGAATCTAACAACCCATACTCATATTCATGACCTTGGACCCGGAGGAGCCACCCATTGGCCCTTCCTTACCGAGACTGTCCCTCTAGACCGTTTCATAGGATTGCTCCGGGACAAGAATTATAAGGGGACATTCAATCTGGAATTGAGCTTTGACAGATTTATTGATGTTGAAAATAAAAAGGGTCTTCTTGAACAGAGTGTTTCTAGAATTTCCAATATATTTGGCTGA